One region of Sulfurihydrogenibium sp. genomic DNA includes:
- the rpsG gene encoding 30S ribosomal protein S7, whose product MPRKGPVKPREIMPDPIYGDVLVQKLINKVMVDGKKSKAEKIVYGAMKILAEKTGEQPLEALHKAIENLKPTLEVRPRRVGGATYQIPMEVPPRRQISLALRWLVEAARSRSGKGNYTMLEKLSNELLDAYHNRGNAVKKKEDTHRMAEANKAFAHYKW is encoded by the coding sequence ATGCCAAGGAAAGGACCAGTCAAACCAAGAGAAATAATGCCAGACCCAATCTATGGAGATGTTTTGGTACAAAAATTGATCAATAAAGTTATGGTAGATGGCAAAAAATCAAAAGCAGAAAAGATAGTTTACGGTGCTATGAAAATTTTAGCTGAAAAAACCGGCGAACAACCATTAGAAGCTCTACACAAGGCCATAGAAAATTTAAAACCAACACTAGAAGTTAGGCCAAGAAGAGTTGGCGGAGCTACTTATCAAATTCCTATGGAAGTTCCTCCAAGAAGACAAATATCTTTGGCGTTGAGATGGTTGGTTGAAGCTGCAAGAAGCAGAAGTGGTAAAGGAAACTATACAATGTTAGAAAAATTATCAAATGAACTATTAGATGCATACCATAATAGAGGAAACGCAGTTAAGAAAAAAGAAGATACTCACAGAATGGCCGAAGCAAATAAAGCTTTTGCACACTATAAATGGTAA